The following proteins come from a genomic window of Diprion similis isolate iyDipSimi1 chromosome 8, iyDipSimi1.1, whole genome shotgun sequence:
- the LOC124409570 gene encoding uncharacterized protein LOC124409570 isoform X1 gives MVVGEASIHNIMGGMESTGGVRLHNHKRKLKQRFDIIKKLGQGTYGKVQLGINKETGQEVAIKTIKKCKIETEADLIRIRREIQIMSSVQHPNIIHIYEVFENREKMVLVMEYAAGGELYDYLSERKVLSEHEARRIFRQISTAVYYCHKHKICHRDLKLENILLDQIGNAKIADFGLSNVFDEQRLLSTFCGSPLYASPEIVKGTPYHGPEVDCWSLGVLLYTLVYGAMPFDGSNFKRLVKQISQSDYFEPKKPSPASPLIKDMLTVCPARRADVEKICTHWWVNEGYEQNCLDIAEDLAAQTPVRLDLLLSLVPQSASADKLVVGDQQAAGDATGNMSSETLVPTRCHSVGSLMELDQNNSDRRIREMVDEEPRSATTGDAKRKLETTPSMDETAAAGVKRKERSRRKERTDEREPRQYRSGTRHYSAPIPNPIEEAMEVDPSVLVTVPTSKTVDINQLEGAAACLELIEESKEKVLSHERSKTPVVPTQEVEEPISKKLSEEEAEQTAQTAVKQDVDSKTADNQQKETDAKSIEQTVQSNPDDKPVVMPNETIEKLSQDSQIENMKSEVPTKGVTATTQAEDNEVVPQSEESSSDVVVKSEEVNKDEKKPIKKLKEKSLSLDSDVVNDTSEGPTRPVERRRSKIFETAEKFNQLAATTESDKPKKIFIPGVNVGGAKRAFERKASLSSITPPQTTKHSASKVIIEVPAVVRDEKIPEKINNTPSMENNNNKADKYLQSKLEEEKKRAVDIITGAIGKPPVMKKANGSPPTSPQNLSANKLGLKVQVGPNDLRNATVSVSTPVETKFPFESKPVLQAEAVPGAVESSNMSGSVPDEPKKSSKMEITLKSATLPRLRKTSKAEITLAGVKSPDNTAFKSEVEAKIDAFHPQKLRTQRSEVAFPVAAAVPQANRSSSLEPENRMKNIPKERIIPIQVESGRQLPQQGPSTPPMKPPMPQRSMSQRSGSLSRQSTADSDTDSALGSTTGPEPIRKSPREYIIPIAVEGGGYVTPRSGSLEPESKASTPTSTSAPRSRFGRPRRMSSLLSDASEDESPFSTLHRDNDDILQRHMHRLRSSRPSRKAPEHADSLSSGEDDDDDGFELLTAENLFSTLLSRVRSLTQRLNVDDNRSTGFPSSRLLGRLGSNSSQGFWGVHEPLSSYQSYTETRTVITRLSESQFRRSLSRDTDRFGRKEPSNPGTPNSPGPRNTPSRESIFEMGSNTLPRDKNQHENTDAEVSQIRKQAQETLEQNFTPSLARRLSRHFIEQTRQSLPRSPSIPREKNYQSPTQKMMNSLDGSDIESQNPSSTTSDQTEYRGKSAERNIKRSNSLLVSRDLADKLDYRSPRRSVSLFEDDDKSLPPLPRHVMTLGRKYRDSGKPNNGAIRRENFQNLKNDKIQEETLDDSCKTPNIKVDSVVNGYEIGQTSEGNSMSVSSSINNFVDTASSMSAKSSETSPNASTSNLMDYNYSYKSDASKDFENRLLAAENLIKESKLKNLGPSSLDINLNSSYKDTDKCNKESLGSISETNIADRRRSYIPSLRLRSGSLTRDPTEIKTRRSSFTGSQDALGARAPTPERSILSKFFKPDKNKDNDTRGKHPKAGGQRRISRFLRPDFFDTPREESQYVKEKEAQKAAENERRKSRFIKKKSESKESKADKSLEGKPPKELKNEANSITKEQSEISCKDDRSDRDISSISEDTRPRFEKQSTKHSFLHSLEKKLEKFRSSEDASKSVVNNGNLIEQKIRSLRESSAPPKECPCTESSLIKRAVSVEDLPLYSANLNSSKGKVNSVLGLFKNIDTKSTSNGQRPQSMIFSKLRKNPYKGSHSDSMTDADLAASSKIPTKVCKSDLISSKKKSEETKSISKMKPNNKNSPPKESARDAHKSDRPSTSVKSFSPEKVNKELKKSIPEKGVDKKNDSSDKVKTLKAKSPEKLTDNRSEQLEKVGNINQASGEIFPVEQSKTIPSDEPLDNLEVETKKSEKVRKISTASSLVKNDSTKVIEKVDDGEKKAKKNVKAKESGGKESGSVDGTKKKRIVKVIKKVVKKSPDSSESKSEPKEKPRKLLSKKSTLSSGEMKSDTQISNGVDNSRKDDPKFKMENNTSKPDPLKESKASASNSDKNIEAFTENDTPQMSTSNLNENSANAVDLKMNNSSLCSIKVMEKNQSNNIQDVPQAKSTDSRSNRNSLKLDLSKIPQHTFRSPQILKKDSTQTELAKTSPSVETHLPKLSHGKAQSTSPEDAKKLIQNLSKITHHANITGNKIIIDKPLCSKDMAKLHNDADECNIESRENSTSQSSHDISKSFNCPKLSHNQSETKEINVTTAEVLQSLPDTALNSTRVLPHEKNEVSNTKNTNGCSQEIGISKKNLELDLPILNPNPIPPPKESPIEHPEEMFSPTDDTESFDSWSICSADMNQSQSELQSPTSPARSPSFRADQTESVGDRIRRRSFYSRFNDRKRKTSLNAPPPGVSLPVSSTLPRKFSFNRPRENDHDKLSNYVSSTKRYQEKSYNMYNNEIQPFRRSPIDRDRYSDMGTASVYTSDLRSPKEQYGSSLNSSYDPLRKYSRSPTLSDSSSIRRKCYSTDYGTDNNDPAPYRSPLSSSLLNDNSLESYSNRNLNTLPRKYGSTVSSSEPKTAEYYEELLAPNNSNYLTSRKTPSSADSPNTRGNGYHNGNLESPQFKAEKWKTTGTDDKMAEPSLTETNNGRLGDQIRDKSQSINESKDLSSTTSEPQPSTSTK, from the exons ATGGTGGTTGGTGAAGCAAGTATACACAATATAATGGGGGGGATGGAGAGCACAGGAGGAGTGCGTCTTCACAAtcataaaagaaaattgaaacagcG attcgatattattaaaaaactaGGACAAGGCACCTACGGTAAAGTCCAATTAGGTATAAATAAAGAGACCGGCCAAGAAGTTGctataaaaacaattaaaaaatgcaaaattgaaACTGAGGCCGATCTTATTAGGATACGAAGAGAGATACAAATCATGTCGAGTGTACAGCATCCCAATATTATTCACATATATGAAG ttttcgaaaatcgggaaaaaatggTACTCGTCATGGAATATGCAGCCGGTGGAGAACTTTATGATTATTTAAGCGAGCGAAAAGTTCTCTCAGAGCACGAAGCGCGAAGAATATTTCGTCAGATATCCACAGCTGTTTATTATTGCCATAAGCATAAGATTTGCCACAGAGATCTTAAGCTGGAAAACATCCTATTAGACCAAATAGGAAATGCGAAAATCGCCGATTTTGGTCTCTCAAACGTTTTTGACGAGCAGAGATTGCTCAGCACTTTTTGCGGCAGTCCGTTATACGCTAGTCCTGAAATCGTCAAGGGGACACCTTACCATGGACCCGAGGTCGATTGTTGGAGCTTGGGAGTACTTTTATACACATTAGTTTACGGTGCCATGCCATTTGATGGCTCTAATTTTAAAAGACTAGTCAAACAGATTTCACAATCGGACTATTTCGAACCAAAAAAGCCATCCC CTGCCTCCCCACTAATCAAGGACATGCTGACTGTTTGTCCGGCGAGAAGAGcggatgttgaaaaaatttgcacacaTTGGTGGGTGAACGAAGGTTACGAACAAAATTGCCTTGATATTGCAGAAGACTTGGCAGCTCAAACCCCAGTCAGATTGGATCTGTTACTTTCATTGGTACCTCAGTCAGCTAGTGCTGACAAATTAGTCGTAGGCGATCAGCAAGCCGCTGGCGATGCGACTGGCAATATGTCTTCCGAGACTCTGGTTCCAACCAGGTGTCATTCCGTTGGTAGCTTGATGGAATTAGATCAAAATAATTCTGACAGAAGAATAAGAGAAATGGTTGACGAAGAGCCAAGGTCAGCGACAACTGGTGATGCCAAAAGAAAGTTGGAAACTACACCGTCTATGGACGAAACGGCCGCGGCTGGTgttaaaaggaaagaaagatcTAGACGGAAAGAAAGGACGGATGAGAGGGAACCCAGACAATATAGATCTGGCACTAG acaTTATTCAGCTCCCATACCAAACCCAATAGAGGAAGCCATGGAAGTGGATCCATCCGTGCTGGTAACTGTTCCTACAAGTAAAACAGTTGATATAAATCAACTTGAAGGTGCGGCAGCTTGCCTCGAGTTAATCGAAGAGTCAAAAGAGAAGGTACTCAGTCATGAACGAAGCAAAACACCGGTAGTACCAACCCAAGAAGTTGAAGAGCCGATAAGTAAAAAGTTGTCGGAAGAGGAAGCAGAGCAAACAGCGCAGACTGCTGTGAAACAAGATGTAGATAGTAAGACGGCGGATAACCAACAGAAAGAAACTGATGCAAAATCAATAGAACAAACTGTACAAAGTAACCCTGACGATAAGCCAGTTGTGATGCCTAATGAGACAATTGAGAAGCTCTCTCAAGATAGCCAGATTGAAAACATGAAATCTGAGGTACCGACAAAGGGTGTAACTGCTACGACTCAAGCTGAGGATAACGAGGTTGTGCCTCAAAGTGAAGAGTCTTCTTCCGATGTTGTGGTCAAATCCGAGGAAGTTAATAAAGATGAGAAGAagccaataaaaaaattgaaggaaaaatcaCTTTCTCTAGATTCTGATGTAGTTAATGACACTTCAGAAGGACCAACAAGGCCAGTTGAGAGACGCCGGTCCAAAATCTTTGAGACTGCTGAAAAATTCAACCAGCTGGCAGCAACTACTGAAAGTGATaaaccaaagaaaattttcattcctggGGTAAACGTCGGAGGTGCCAAGCGTGCCTTCGAGCGCAAGGCCAGTCTTTCGTCAATTACACCTCCTCAAACTACAAAACACAGTGCATCCAAAGTTATTATCGAAGTGCCTGCAGTTGTGAGGGATGAAAAGATACCGGAAAAGATCAATAACACCCCAAGTATggagaataataacaataaagcaGACAAATACTTGCAGAGCAAACTCgaggaagagaagaaacgTGCTGTAGACATTATCACTGGTGCAATCGGTAAACCACCGGTAATGAAAAAAGCAAATGGATCACCTCCAACTTCTCCGCAGAATCTTAGTGCCAACAAATTAGGACTTAAAGTGCAAGTCGGACCGAATGACTTAAGAAATGCCACGGTGTCAGTCTCCACACCTGTTGAGACCAAGTTTCCGTTTGAATCAAAGCCAGTTTTGCAGGCAGAGGCG GTGCCAGGCGCAGTTGAATCATCAAATATGAGTGGCTCCGTTCCAGACGAGCCAAAGAAGTCGAGTAAAATGGAAATCACTTTGAAGAGTGCCACCTTACCTAGACTGAGAAAGACCAGCAAGGCCGAAATTACATTAGCTGGAGTCAAATCACCAGACAATACAGCATTCAAATCAGAAGTAGAAGCCAAGATTGACGCCTTCCATccacaaaaattgagaacgCAAAGATCAGAGGTTGCATTCCCAGTCGCTGCTGCCGTACCTCAAGCTAACAGGAGCTCCAGCCTAGAACCAGAAAACAGGATGAAAAATATACCAAAGGAAAGAATTATACCTATTCAG GTTGAATCTGGTCGTCAGCTTCCACAGCAAGGACCATCAACACCACCGATGAAACCACCAATGCCGCAGCGTTCCATGTCGCAACGATCAGGTTCACTTTCTCGCCAATCTACAGCTGACTCCGATACTGACAGTGCATTAGGCTCTACTACGGGACCTGAACCAATTCGAAAGAGTCCTAGGGAATATATAATTCCTATCGCAGTAGAGGGTGGTGGATATGTCACTCCCAGATCAGGCAGTTTAGAACCTGAAAGTAAGGCAAGCACGCCAACTAGCACTAGTGCTCCCAGATCACGATTTGGACGACCGAGAAGAATGAGCTCTTTATTATCGGATGCCAGTGAAGATGAATCTCCGTTCTCAACCTTGCATAG AGATAACGATGATATTTTGCAACGACATATGCACCGGCTAAGAAGTTCCAGACCATCTAGAAAAGCACCAGAACATGCGGATAGTTTGTCATCGGGCGaggatgacgacgacgacggcttTGAACTTTTAACTGcagaaaacttgttttccaCTTTATTATCTAGAGTTAGAAGTTTGACTCAAAGACTTAATGTAGATGACAACAGAAGCACAGGATTCCCAAGCAGCAGACTACTCGGTAGATTGGGATCTAATTCGTCGCAAGGTTTTTGGGGTGTTCACGAACCATTATCCAG CTACCAAAGCTATACCGAGACAAGGACTGTAATAAC GCGGTTGTCAGAGTCGCAGTTCAGACGTTCGTTGAGTCGTGACACGGACAGATTTGGCAGAAAGGAGCCTTCAAACCCAGGAACTCCGAACAGTCCTGGCCCACGCAATACACCCTCACGGGAGAGCATCTTTGAAATGGGTAGCAACACACTTCCACGAG ataaaaatcaGCACGAAAACACCGATGCCGAGGTATCGCAAATTCGGAAGCAGGCGCAAGAAACATTAGAGCAAAACTTCACGCCGAGCTTAGCACGAAGGTTGAGTAGACATTTCATTGAACAAACAAGGCAATCATTGCCCAGATCTCCGTCGATACCTCGTGAGAAAAACTATCAATCACCTACtcaaaaaatgatgaattcaCTCGATGGCTCCGATATCGAAAGTCAAAATCCCAGCTCTACAACGTCGGATCAAACAGAATACAGAGGAAAATCAGCTGAAAGAAACATCAAGAGATCGAACAGTTTATTAGTATCGCGGGACCTGGCTGACAAGCTAGATTACCGATCACCTAGAAGAAGTGTCAGCCTATTTGAAGATGATGATAAATCACTACCACCGTTACCTAGACACGTCATGACGCTTGGTAGGAAATACAGAGATTCGGGGAAACCAAACAATGGCGCAATACGTAgagaaaactttcaaaatttaaaaaatgataaaattcaagAGGAAACGTTGGATGACTCATGTAAGACTCCTAATATCAAAGTGGATAGTGTTGTTAATGGTTACGAAATTGGTCAAACTTCGGAGGGCAATTCTATGTCTGTGTCTAGTtctattaataattttgtagacACTGCATCTAGCATGTCAGCGAAATCAAGTGAAACATCTCCCAATGCATCAACATCCAACTTGATGGATTACAATTATTCATACAAATCTGATGCATCGAAAGACTTTGAAAATAGACTGCTAGCTGCAGAAAATCTTATAAAGGAATCAAAGCTCAAAAATTTGGGCCCATCAAGTCTTGATATAAATCTTAACTCCAGTTATAAAGATACGGACAAGTGCAACAAAGAAAGTCTTGGATCTATTTCGGAAACCAATATTGCAGACAGGCGGCGTAGTTATATTCCAAGCCTACGATTAAGATCCGGATCATTGACTAGAGACCCAACTGAAATTAAGACGCGTCGCAGCTCTTTTACTGGATCACAGGATGCACTAGGAGCCAGAGCTCCTACTCCAGAAAGATCGATACTAAGTAAATTCTTCAAACCTGACAAGAATAAAGATAACGACACTAGAGGAAAGCATCCAAAAGCTGGTGGACAGCGTAGAATATCTAGATTTTTGCGACCTGATTTCTTTGATACACCACGTGAAGAAAGTCAATACGTCAAAGAGAAGGAAGCACAAAAAGCTGCAGAAAATGAGCGCAGaaagtcaagattcattaaGAAGAAAAGCGAGAGTAAGGAATCGAAAGCAGACAAATCTTTAGAAGGAAAACCGcccaaagaattgaaaaacgaagCAAACTCCATCACCAAAGAACAGTCAGAGATTTCATGCAAGGATGACAGATCAGATAGAGACATTAGCTCTATCTCAGAAGACACAAGGCCAAGGTTTGAGAAACAATCTACGAAGCACAGTTTCCTACATTCCTTGgagaaaaagcttgaaaagtTTAGGTCAAGCGAAGATGCTTCAAAATCTGTGGTCAATAATGGCAatttaattgaacaaaaaattcgatCCTTGCGCGAGAGTTCTGCGCCGCCGAAAGAGTGCCCATGCACAGAGTCCAGTTTAATCAAAAGAGCAGTTAGCGTAGAAGATTTACCACTTTACAGCGCAAACCTAAACTCATCGAAGGGTAAAGTAAACTCTGTACTAGGACTGTTCAAGAATATTGATACAAAATCAACCTCCAACGGGCAGCGACCACAAAGTATGATATTCAGCAAGTTGAGAAAGAATCCGTACAAGGGTTCTCATTCTGACTCAATGACTGATGCCGATCTCGCTGCTTCAAGTAAAATTCCTACAAAAGTTTGTAAATCTGATTTAATATCGTCTAAGAAGAAATCAGAAGAAACGAAATCTATATCTAAAATGAAACCAAATAATAAGAACTCTCCTCCGAAGGAATCAGCCAGAGACGCCCATAAATCTGATAGACCGTCTACAAGTGTTAAAAGTTTTTCCCCAGAGAAAGTAAACAAAGAGCTTAAAAAGTCGATTCCTGAAAAAGGtgttgataagaaaaatgattCTTCAGATAAAGTAAAAACTTTGAAGGCCAAGTCTCCAGAAAAACTTACAGACAATCGATCTGAGCAGCTTGAAAAAGTTGGCAATATAAATCAGGCTTCAGGTGAAATATTTCCAGTGGAACAGTCGAAGACTATTCCGTCCGACGAACCATTGGATAATCTTgaagttgaaacaaaaaagagtgaaaaagttCGAAAGATCAGTACAGCATCTTCCTTAGTGAAAAATGATTCTAcaaaagttattgaaaaagttgacgacggtgagaaaaaagcaaaaaaaaatgtcaaagcTAAAGAATCAGGTGGAAAAGAATCCGGATCTGTCGATGGAACTAAGAAAAAGAGGATTGTTAAGGTTATCAAgaaagttgtgaaaaaatcacCAGACAGCTCGGAAAGCAAGTCTGAACCTAAAGAAAAGCCTCGAAAATTATTGAGCAAGAAAAGCACCTTGTCATCCGGTGAAATGAAATCTGATACACAAATATCAAATGGGGTTGACAACTCACGAAAAGATGATCCTAAATTTAAGATGGAAAACAATACTAGCAAACCTGATCCATTGAAAGAATCTAAAGCCTCCGCAAGTAacagtgataaaaatattgaagcaTTTACAGAAAATGATACACCACAAATGTCTACTagtaatttaaatgaaaattcagcaaatgctgtggatttaaaaatgaataattcgtCGTTGTGCAGCATAAAagttatggaaaaaaatcaatccaaCAACATTCAGGATGTTCCACAAGCTAAATCTACAGATTCACGGTCCAATAGAAATAGTTTAAAActagatttatcaaaaattccACAACACACGTTCAGGAGTCcacaaattttgaagaaagacTCAACGCAAACGGAATTGGCAAAAACTAGTCCAAGTGTAGAAACGCATTTACCAAAGTTATCTCATGGCAAAGCACAATCCACTTCTCCGGAAGATGCGAAGAAGTTGATACAAAACTTGTCAAAAATAACTCATCATGCAAACATAACAGGAAACAAGATCATCATCGACAAACCGTTATGCTCAAAAGACATGGCAAAGCTTCACAATGACGCTGACGAGTGTAACATTGAAAGCCGTGAAAATAGCACTTCTCAATCTTCGCATGACATCAGCAAATCATTCAATTGCCCAAAACTATCCCATAATCAAAGCGAAACCAAAGAAATTAACGTTACTACTGCCGAAGTATTGCAATCACTTCCTGACACAGCACTCAATTCTACTAGGGTTCTGCCTCATGAGAAGAACGAAGTTAGCAATACGAAGAATACAAATGGGTGTTCACAGGAAATAGgaatatcaaagaaaaacCTTGAGTTAGACTTACCTATATTAAACCCAAATCCCATTCCTCCACCAAAGGAAAGTCCAATTGAACATCCTGAAGAGATGTTTTCCCCTACAGATGATACGGAGAGTTTTGATTCCTGGTCCATATGCTCAGCAGATATGAACCAGAGCCAAAGCGAATTACAATCGCCAACTTCACCAGCACGTTCTCCATCATTTCGAGCAGATCAAACTGAATCAGTAGGGGATAGAATAAGACGAAGAAGCTTCTACTCGAGATTCAatgacagaaaaagaaaaacatcacTCAACGCTCCTCCGCCTGGAGTATCTCTTCCTGTTAGCTCAACACTGCCAAGAAAGTTCAGCTTTAACAGACCGCGGGAGAATGATCATGATAAATTGAGTAACTACGTATCATCGACAAAGAGGTACCAGGAGAAATCTTACAACATGTATAATAACGAAATTCAACCATTCAGGAGATCGCCAATTGACAGAGATCGATATTCGGATATGGGTACGGCATCAGTGTACACCAGTGATTTAAGATCACCGAAAGAACAATATGGAAGCAGTTTGAATTCGTCTTACGATCCACTGCGAAAATATTCACGATCTCCAACTCTGTCTGATTCGTCAAGCATACGGAGGAAATGTTATAGTACCGACTATGGCACAGATAATAATGACCCAGCACCGTACAGAAGTCCATTGTCTAGTTCCTTATTGAATGATAATTCATTAGAATCATATTCTAATAGAAATCTCAATACATTACCAAGAAAGTATGGATCAACTGTGTCGAGCTCGGAACCGAAGACTGCTGAGTATTATGAAGAATTATTAGCTCCGAATAATTCGAATTACTTAACATCGAGGAAGACTCCATCGTCGGCAGATTCACCGAACACTCGTGGGAACGGATACCACAACGGAAATTTGGAATCACCACAATTTAAGGCTGAAAAATGGAAGACTACTGGGACCGACGATAAGATGGCAGAACCGAGTTTGACTGAAACAAATAATGGGAGGCTCGGGGACCAAATAAG AGACAAGAGCCAGAGCATTAACGAATCTAAGGATCTGTCGTCAACAACATCTGAACCTCAGCCGAGTACTTCCActaaatga